The following are encoded in a window of Mycobacterium decipiens genomic DNA:
- a CDS encoding PPE family protein: protein MSAPIWMASPPEVHSALLSSGAGPDGLLAAAAAWSLLSTAYTETADELAALLAAVQAGTWDGPTAQIYVAAHFPYLAWLAQAAADSAAMATQQETAATAYTIALAAMPTLAELADNHATRVVLVATNFFGINTIPIALNEADYARMWIQAATVMGTYQAVSTAAVAAAPQTTPAPQIVKANTLAADADEPVPPPGQEDPVQQWLQWLQKIGYTAFYNNVIQPFINWLANIPFIHAIFSGIDPYLPFLGNPLTFLSPANIAFALGYPMDIGSYVAYLSQTFAFIAADLAAAFATGNPATIAFTLMFTTVEAIGTIITDTIALVKTLLEQTLVLLPAVLPLLTVPLVPLAAAPAAAAGFAGLAGLAGLVGPPPAPPVPPPAVALAPTIPTPPPTPGPAPAPVPAAATPAAPAPGPPPPPTTAPPAVTGVGMESHAYLVGGLDSAARARKAAGNSARKKATEPDDAQAPAVAASPQEQARSRRRRPAKVNRLGRGYEYVDLAPEAEQDPSGSPNEKAATTASDRGAGTLGFAGTAHQAGPGPAAGLITLPNDTFGGSPRTPVMPGTWGTEPAPPPGPSSEGNDGTATGQLATLAK, encoded by the coding sequence ATGAGCGCTCCGATCTGGATGGCGTCACCGCCGGAGGTGCACTCGGCGCTGCTGAGCAGCGGCGCGGGCCCGGATGGGTTGCTGGCCGCAGCGGCGGCATGGAGCCTGCTGAGCACCGCCTACACCGAGACTGCCGACGAGCTGGCCGCGCTGCTGGCGGCGGTGCAGGCCGGGACCTGGGACGGCCCTACCGCCCAGATATATGTGGCCGCTCATTTCCCGTATCTGGCGTGGCTGGCGCAGGCCGCCGCTGATAGCGCGGCCATGGCCACCCAACAGGAAACCGCGGCCACCGCCTATACCATCGCGCTGGCGGCCATGCCCACGCTGGCCGAGCTGGCCGACAACCACGCCACCCGCGTGGTGCTGGTGGCGACGAATTTCTTTGGCATCAACACCATCCCGATCGCGCTCAACGAGGCCGACTACGCCCGAATGTGGATTCAGGCGGCCACCGTGATGGGCACCTACCAAGCGGTCTCGACCGCGGCGGTGGCCGCCGCACCCCAGACCACTCCGGCGCCGCAGATCGTGAAAGCCAACACGCTGGCCGCCGATGCCGACGAGCCGGTACCGCCGCCCGGCCAGGAAGACCCGGTCCAGCAATGGTTGCAATGGTTGCAGAAGATCGGGTATACCGCCTTCTACAACAACGTCATCCAACCGTTCATTAACTGGCTGGCGAACATCCCCTTCATACATGCGATATTTTCCGGAATTGATCCGTACCTGCCGTTCCTCGGCAATCCACTTACCTTCCTTAGCCCGGCCAACATTGCGTTTGCCCTCGGCTACCCGATGGACATTGGTTCCTATGTCGCCTATCTGTCACAAACCTTCGCCTTTATCGCGGCGGATCTTGCCGCCGCGTTCGCGACGGGAAATCCTGCGACTATCGCTTTCACCCTGATGTTCACCACCGTCGAAGCCATTGGCACGATCATCACCGACACCATTGCGTTGGTTAAAACCCTGCTCGAGCAGACTCTGGTGCTGCTCCCGGCTGTTTTGCCGCTGCTGACCGTGCCGTTGGTGCCGTTGGCGGCCGCCCCCGCGGCAGCAGCCGGCTTCGCGGGCTTGGCGGGGCTGGCGGGCCTGGTCGGCCCGCCACCCGCGCCGCCCGTCCCGCCACCCGCCGTGGCGCTTGCTCCGACCATCCCGACCCCGCCCCCCACCCCAGGCCCGGCCCCGGCGCCGGTGCCGGCGGCCGCGACCCCGGCCGCCCCCGCCCCCGGGCCGCCACCCCCACCGACCACCGCACCACCGGCGGTGACCGGGGTGGGTATGGAAAGCCACGCCTACCTGGTGGGTGGCCTGGACTCGGCCGCCAGAGCTCGGAAGGCGGCGGGCAACAGCGCCCGAAAGAAGGCAACGGAACCCGACGACGCCCAGGCCCCGGCCGTCGCCGCGAGCCCCCAAGAACAGGCTCGATCGCGGCGGCGCCGGCCAGCGAAGGTCAACCGGCTCGGCCGCGGTTACGAGTACGTGGATTTGGCCCCCGAAGCCGAGCAAGACCCGAGCGGTTCGCCGAACGAGAAGGCCGCGACGACGGCCTCGGATCGGGGAGCGGGCACCCTGGGGTTCGCCGGCACCGCCCACCAGGCTGGTCCCGGACCAGCCGCAGGACTGATCACGCTACCCAACGACACGTTCGGCGGCAGCCCACGCACGCCAGTGATGCCGGGAACCTGGGGCACCGAGCCAGCCCCACCACCCGGCCCATCTTCCGAGGGAAACGACGGCACCGCAACGGGACAACTTGCGACACTAGCGAAATAG